In the genome of Clostridia bacterium, one region contains:
- a CDS encoding non-ribosomal peptide synthetase, whose amino-acid sequence MIESGFKEIPNVGEEYFSSKYDSFVDVLRERANQTPYSAAITYLVDGEEIEEKYTFSEIDTFAKRLALKILNYCKAGDRVVFFSERSIDVFLYFLGCQYAGVVAIPVAPPLGEKAEKILEDIVGDSQAKCVLTTNSTLSNIEHIIKRLTLCGCKHFISGEEIENYDENKWTVPQINSDSIASILYTSGSTGTAKGVMQTNKNHLTSADAFTEAWMPITYERTLVTWMPLHNAFGLNVATVNSLCHKFNVVLLPYTSVVMSPIKWLKAISKYKADYSGTINFLLELCCKKITDEQCNGLDLSSCTALLNSGEKIRVDTYNKFCNKFGRYGYKPEALKNLLGSTETLSLTFGRGLIVKYLNKKKMEKNIVDISPVDGPEYKQVVSAGTVNSLAKVAIVNPDTEKSCKANEIGEIWVKSNTVAKGYWNSYEKVITELSSAYIADTGEGPFYRMGDMGFFYEGQLYLTGRCKAMIIINGKNYYLDDIDELVGRSHPSLSTASCASFVEEIADKERLLLVCEINENEIAQKDMSNIIEFIQNKIYLALEVPVYSINFVKPGEIERSPTGKLIRNATKKKFLNNKMNIVYSWRETLSGDCVPDFQTIEDIEKQTKLIVSSLSDRAPEKINVQTPFAYNGLDSVKLLDFSYQLEKTFKIKIVMSTIFKCRNIKSLCEYIQRNIS is encoded by the coding sequence ATGATTGAATCAGGATTTAAAGAAATACCTAACGTTGGTGAAGAATATTTCAGTTCTAAGTATGATTCTTTTGTCGATGTTTTAAGAGAAAGAGCTAATCAAACGCCCTATTCTGCTGCAATTACATATTTAGTTGATGGAGAAGAAATTGAAGAAAAATACACATTTTCTGAAATTGACACGTTTGCAAAACGTCTTGCACTAAAAATTCTGAATTATTGTAAAGCCGGTGATAGAGTTGTTTTTTTTTCAGAACGTTCAATAGATGTATTTTTATATTTTCTTGGCTGTCAATATGCTGGAGTGGTGGCAATACCAGTTGCTCCGCCATTAGGAGAAAAAGCTGAAAAGATTTTGGAAGATATTGTTGGCGATTCGCAGGCAAAGTGCGTCTTAACAACAAACAGCACGCTTTCGAACATAGAACATATTATCAAGCGATTAACTTTGTGTGGGTGCAAGCATTTTATTTCGGGTGAAGAAATTGAAAATTATGACGAAAATAAGTGGACTGTTCCTCAAATAAATTCAGATTCCATAGCAAGCATCCTATATACTTCAGGGTCAACTGGTACAGCAAAAGGAGTTATGCAAACAAATAAAAACCACTTGACCAGTGCGGATGCTTTTACTGAAGCGTGGATGCCAATTACTTATGAAAGGACATTAGTTACATGGATGCCTTTACACAACGCTTTTGGACTAAATGTTGCCACAGTTAATTCACTTTGCCATAAATTCAATGTAGTATTATTACCTTACACAAGTGTGGTTATGAGCCCTATAAAGTGGTTGAAAGCTATATCAAAGTACAAAGCTGATTATTCCGGCACAATTAACTTTCTGCTGGAGCTTTGCTGCAAGAAAATCACTGATGAACAATGCAATGGTCTTGATTTAAGCAGTTGTACAGCTTTGCTAAACTCTGGTGAGAAAATTCGTGTTGATACATATAACAAATTCTGCAACAAATTCGGCAGGTACGGGTACAAACCGGAAGCTTTAAAGAATCTTTTGGGTTCGACAGAAACACTAAGTTTAACTTTTGGACGCGGGCTTATTGTTAAGTATTTAAATAAAAAGAAAATGGAGAAAAACATAGTTGATATATCTCCTGTTGACGGGCCTGAATATAAACAGGTGGTGAGTGCCGGTACAGTAAATAGTTTGGCAAAAGTTGCAATAGTCAACCCGGATACGGAAAAATCATGTAAAGCCAATGAAATAGGTGAGATTTGGGTAAAAAGCAATACTGTAGCAAAGGGTTACTGGAATAGTTACGAAAAGGTTATAACTGAATTATCAAGTGCATATATAGCGGACACAGGAGAAGGCCCGTTTTATAGGATGGGTGATATGGGTTTTTTCTATGAAGGTCAATTGTATTTAACAGGCCGCTGCAAGGCAATGATTATTATCAATGGAAAGAACTATTATTTGGACGATATTGATGAATTGGTAGGACGTTCACATCCATCTCTTAGCACAGCATCATGTGCATCATTTGTAGAAGAAATAGCAGATAAAGAAAGGCTTTTGCTAGTGTGTGAAATCAATGAAAACGAAATTGCACAAAAAGATATGTCAAATATCATTGAGTTTATACAAAATAAGATTTATTTGGCTTTGGAGGTGCCAGTTTACTCAATTAATTTTGTAAAACCAGGGGAGATAGAAAGATCACCAACTGGAAAATTGATAAGAAATGCAACTAAGAAAAAATTTCTTAACAATAAGATGAATATAGTATATTCATGGCGAGAAACACTTAGCGGTGACTGCGTACCAGATTTTCAAACAATTGAAGATATTGAAAAACAGACTAAATTAATTGTAAGCAGCCTCTCTGACAGAGCGCCCGAGAAAATAAACGTCCAAACCCCGTTTGCTTATAATGGTCTTGATTCAGTCAAACTGTTGGATTTCTCCTATCAATTGGAAAAAACCTTTAAAATTAAAATTGTGATGTCAACAATTTTTAAGTGTAGAAATATAAAATCCCTATGTGAATATATACAAAGAAATATCAGCTAA
- a CDS encoding hydrolase produces MIEKQPIPMTQEEQKRPYAKYYKTQLAQPNIEQMEKLNKGPIDPQKAILPENLNELIKNGYIEAETGYCILENGAGYMTVSNEFPGCSLEMIYWWYAWHTLEGLRYKIWNPFCHQTIAISDEHREKITNPSIPLEEKSRGVIHFEVENIGAGFQDIVIHFLTHKELGIAEELDTSKATIIGGYGLIENREVIPGKHKGKMPAIMIHNFRETKYGVESRTIYWLGYRINKGFPVLVLPRGVTIPVEVPMGLAINNVQEFSHLASILPDIYKEFGNLPL; encoded by the coding sequence TTGATAGAAAAACAACCAATTCCGATGACACAGGAAGAACAAAAAAGACCTTATGCAAAATATTATAAAACTCAGCTGGCTCAGCCCAATATTGAACAAATGGAGAAACTCAATAAAGGACCTATAGATCCCCAAAAAGCAATTCTTCCTGAAAATTTAAATGAATTAATAAAAAATGGATATATTGAAGCCGAAACCGGATATTGCATTTTGGAAAATGGCGCAGGATATATGACAGTAAGCAATGAATTCCCCGGCTGTAGCCTGGAAATGATTTATTGGTGGTATGCTTGGCATACGCTGGAAGGCTTACGCTATAAAATTTGGAATCCCTTCTGTCACCAGACTATTGCAATTTCAGATGAGCACAGAGAAAAAATTACAAATCCCAGCATACCGTTAGAGGAAAAATCACGGGGTGTAATACATTTCGAAGTTGAGAATATTGGAGCAGGATTTCAGGATATAGTTATACATTTCTTGACACATAAAGAATTAGGAATCGCAGAAGAATTGGATACTTCTAAAGCAACAATAATTGGCGGCTATGGCCTGATAGAAAACAGGGAAGTTATTCCGGGTAAGCATAAGGGTAAAATGCCGGCCATAATGATTCATAATTTCCGGGAAACCAAATATGGTGTAGAATCCAGAACAATATACTGGTTGGGATACAGAATAAATAAAGGCTTTCCTGTGTTAGTACTTCCGAGAGGTGTTACGATACCGGTTGAAGTACCTATGGGACTAGCAATTAATAATGTACAAGAGTTCTCTCATCTGGCATCAATTTTACCTGATATTTATAAAGAATTCGGCAATTTACCACTCTAG
- a CDS encoding FAD-binding protein, translated as MPEITKTDVLVVGGSLAGISAAITAKEAYPELEVTVVEKYTSGYAGKANRGAGIMVMIGNSNPEDYVRYHVHHIGDYLNDQNALRKYAAYLDEGVRLLDKWSGGKVCKNKDGSFKTLKWLAQITGTDEDGKRTFDEPDHFPWTLVAIELDYMLNVCRYATKVGIKIIDRTGIVDLLKDGDRISGAVGYNIDTEEQMVFQAKSIILATGSQNYRVMPMWSPGRGEGLAAAFRAGAQFRNCEFGSFYNWTSLDNFESDMGVEFALFNDKGENVGEPHTRGEHPDVDQNSLAEWYKQTRDGNGPMHYRMEANPLMPYLTSVLASNSFYDRPYADRFWNNLFFNAFSQHTSDEVVPGLIGEFSGLQVDMNMATTIPGLFAAGDICYGGSAAAGAVPPPPGRIRGSGLAFAQYSGRIAGPSAAAYASVVNHGNIDRIAIEQIDVRFMKPLSQNGTIDVMDFLSEIHKVMQPLGNSLYRNEERILAALKRIQELKAETPKLKAEDAHQLFGCNEIESMLICAELFFTTSLSRKESRGWFLREDYPEKSKEVKWYTVKNINGSLAIDEMAVPFENYEYKPE; from the coding sequence ATGCCGGAAATTACAAAGACAGACGTATTAGTGGTAGGTGGCAGTCTGGCAGGTATTTCAGCAGCAATAACTGCAAAGGAAGCATATCCTGAATTAGAAGTTACCGTTGTCGAAAAGTATACATCGGGTTATGCCGGAAAGGCAAACAGGGGTGCCGGAATTATGGTTATGATAGGCAATTCAAACCCGGAAGATTATGTAAGATATCATGTTCATCACATAGGAGATTATTTAAATGACCAGAATGCATTAAGAAAATATGCTGCATACCTTGATGAAGGCGTTAGATTGCTGGATAAATGGTCTGGTGGAAAAGTATGCAAAAACAAAGATGGCTCCTTTAAAACTCTGAAATGGTTGGCACAGATAACCGGTACCGATGAAGACGGAAAAAGAACTTTTGATGAACCTGATCATTTCCCATGGACTCTGGTCGCTATTGAATTGGATTATATGCTGAATGTGTGCCGCTATGCAACAAAAGTGGGTATAAAAATTATTGATAGGACAGGAATAGTTGATCTGCTTAAAGATGGTGACAGAATCAGTGGCGCGGTCGGATACAATATAGATACCGAAGAACAAATGGTGTTCCAAGCAAAATCTATTATACTTGCGACAGGTTCACAAAATTATCGAGTTATGCCTATGTGGTCACCTGGGCGGGGAGAAGGTTTGGCAGCAGCTTTCAGGGCAGGTGCGCAGTTTAGAAATTGTGAATTTGGCTCTTTCTATAACTGGACCTCGCTTGACAACTTTGAGTCTGACATGGGCGTTGAGTTTGCTTTGTTTAATGATAAAGGTGAAAATGTAGGAGAGCCTCATACAAGAGGAGAGCATCCGGATGTAGACCAAAATTCGCTTGCGGAATGGTATAAGCAGACGCGTGATGGCAATGGACCTATGCATTACCGTATGGAAGCAAATCCACTAATGCCGTATTTAACTTCAGTTTTAGCATCCAATTCTTTCTACGACAGACCGTATGCGGATCGTTTTTGGAACAATTTGTTTTTTAATGCCTTTTCCCAGCATACCAGCGATGAAGTAGTTCCGGGTCTGATAGGTGAATTTTCTGGTCTTCAGGTTGATATGAATATGGCAACTACAATCCCGGGATTATTTGCAGCCGGAGATATATGCTATGGAGGTTCCGCTGCAGCTGGCGCAGTGCCGCCACCTCCGGGACGTATCAGGGGGAGTGGATTGGCATTTGCCCAATATTCAGGGCGTATAGCAGGACCAAGTGCTGCAGCATATGCCTCTGTTGTAAATCATGGAAATATAGACAGAATTGCGATTGAACAAATAGATGTGCGCTTTATGAAACCTTTATCACAAAATGGAACTATAGACGTTATGGACTTCCTATCAGAAATACATAAAGTAATGCAGCCTCTTGGAAATAGCTTATATCGTAATGAAGAAAGAATTCTGGCTGCTTTGAAACGCATTCAAGAATTGAAGGCGGAGACACCAAAACTGAAAGCAGAGGACGCACATCAATTATTTGGATGCAATGAAATTGAATCCATGCTGATTTGTGCAGAACTTTTTTTTACAACTTCATTATCAAGAAAAGAATCCCGAGGATGGTTTTTAAGAGAAGACTATCCAGAAAAATCAAAAGAAGTAAAATGGTATACAGTAAAGAACATAAATGGCAGTCTGGCAATTGATGAGATGGCAGTTCCATTTGAGAATTATGAGTATAAACCGGAATAG
- a CDS encoding 4Fe-4S binding protein has product MNTIIINKELCTGCKICFKSCFIDVIKWDAASKKPIVKYPKECVQCGYCEINCPKRAVKVEPDYGSYLFPRENINEM; this is encoded by the coding sequence ATGAACACGATTATCATTAATAAAGAACTCTGCACTGGTTGCAAAATCTGTTTTAAATCGTGCTTTATTGATGTCATAAAATGGGATGCTGCATCTAAGAAGCCAATTGTAAAATATCCAAAGGAATGTGTACAGTGCGGATACTGTGAAATCAACTGTCCAAAGAGAGCGGTTAAAGTGGAACCGGATTATGGGAGTTATCTGTTTCCACGTGAAAACATTAATGAAATGTAA